One part of the Thermoanaerobaculia bacterium genome encodes these proteins:
- a CDS encoding NUDIX hydrolase, translating to MSATARWRRIRSEPLGDFRIFTIRRDRIVSPRTEEELDFYVLDGSDWVNVIPLTGEGNVVLVRQYRHGTEETTIEIPGGGVDAKDASPLAAARRELLEETGHAADEWTDLGWVHPNPAIQSNRCWTFLARGCRRVASPQLDPGEDIEIFEAAPDEVRAMLRDGRITHSLVVAAFAKFW from the coding sequence GTGAGCGCGACGGCGCGCTGGAGGCGGATCCGCTCCGAGCCCCTCGGCGACTTCCGGATCTTCACGATCCGGCGCGACCGGATCGTCTCCCCGCGCACGGAGGAGGAGCTCGACTTCTACGTCCTCGACGGTTCCGACTGGGTGAACGTGATCCCCCTGACCGGGGAGGGGAACGTCGTCCTCGTCCGGCAGTACCGTCACGGGACGGAGGAGACGACGATCGAAATTCCGGGCGGCGGCGTCGATGCGAAGGACGCGAGCCCGCTCGCCGCCGCGCGGCGCGAACTCCTCGAGGAGACCGGCCACGCGGCGGACGAGTGGACGGATCTCGGCTGGGTGCATCCCAATCCCGCGATCCAGTCGAACCGCTGCTGGACGTTCCTCGCCCGCGGGTGCCGCCGCGTCGCTTCGCCGCAGCTCGATCCGGGGGAGGACATCGAGATCTTCGAGGCGGCCCCGGACGAGGTCCGGGCGATGCTGCGGGACGGCCGGATCACGCATTCCCTGGTCGTCGCCGCCTTCGCGAAATTCTGGTAG
- a CDS encoding DUF1698 domain-containing protein: MDFPKAEWPYRLKEKSEAEIAALRAEADRLGSLAQYGWGHTIDFGPFRKEGLLGDAYLAIAGTFDGLGWWPSDLRGRQVADVGCFTGGIALLMASRGAAAVHAVDEIPEHLDQAAFLARTFGAAAVTPVRETVYSLERRIPAGSLDLAVLSGVLYHLSDMLVGLYALRRLLKPGGVLLLESYVVEDEEASYANFGRFVGGMWWQPSTLCIRDLCEFTGYEQAATRMYRPDRCVGRAVRSEKEPPFRRGLNWDFSDRRDAVPRTMDTTILAPARRP, encoded by the coding sequence ATGGACTTTCCCAAAGCCGAATGGCCGTACCGCCTGAAGGAGAAGAGCGAGGCGGAGATCGCCGCCCTCCGCGCCGAAGCCGACCGTCTCGGGAGCCTCGCGCAGTACGGCTGGGGGCACACGATCGATTTCGGCCCTTTCCGGAAGGAAGGCCTGCTGGGGGACGCTTATCTGGCGATCGCCGGGACGTTCGACGGCCTCGGATGGTGGCCCTCGGACCTCCGCGGACGGCAGGTCGCCGACGTCGGCTGTTTCACGGGAGGGATCGCCCTTCTGATGGCGTCGCGGGGCGCGGCGGCCGTCCACGCGGTGGACGAGATCCCGGAGCACCTCGACCAGGCCGCCTTCCTCGCGCGGACGTTCGGGGCGGCGGCGGTCACGCCCGTGCGCGAAACCGTGTACTCGCTGGAGCGGCGGATCCCCGCGGGGAGTCTCGACCTGGCCGTCCTGAGCGGTGTGCTCTACCACCTCTCCGACATGCTGGTGGGACTGTACGCGCTCCGCCGGCTCCTGAAGCCGGGAGGCGTTCTCCTGCTCGAATCCTACGTCGTCGAAGACGAGGAGGCGAGCTACGCGAACTTCGGCCGTTTCGTCGGCGGAATGTGGTGGCAGCCCTCCACGCTCTGCATCCGCGATCTCTGCGAGTTCACCGGATACGAGCAGGCGGCGACGCGCATGTACCGGCCGGACCGCTGCGTGGGCCGCGCGGTGCGGAGCGAAAAGGAGCCGCCGTTCCGGCGCGGGCTCAACTGGGATTTCTCCGACCGGCGCGACGCCGTCCCGCGAACGATGGACACGACGATCCTGGCGCCGGCGCGCCGCCCCTGA